A stretch of the Streptomyces venezuelae genome encodes the following:
- a CDS encoding DUF2201 family putative metallopeptidase: MPGRPEARALDLDKLYAARLYAARVRPYLATALFALHVVESRRVPTMAVDRHWRCYVAPAFVDRTPVEELAGVWVHEVSHLLRDHHGRSDRVARERGLTGLGDRLRMNIAADCEINDDVFGDGLVRPEGAIRPETLGLPPGELMEDYLGRFGLGPQTQDLAWLDCGSGADGLEREWDLGPAGAHGLSAQERDAMRFRVAQGITGRPGNSPKGWQRWAEEVFHPPQPWRELLGAAVRSAASGPGVGEDYTYGRPSRRSAGVPGAVLPSLRRRPPRVSVVIDTSGSVSDTELGSALHEVAEISRAVGGRRDLVTVLPCDTAAHLVHRLCRAEGIPLLGGGGTDLRAGFARALRTRPRPDVMVVLTDGQTRWPDTRPPCRTVVGLFPRQHGSYDEDDPGYVPDAPPAWARVVSIG; this comes from the coding sequence ATCCCCGGCCGACCGGAGGCCCGCGCCCTGGATCTCGACAAGCTCTACGCCGCCCGGCTGTACGCCGCCCGGGTCCGCCCGTACCTGGCGACGGCACTGTTCGCCCTGCACGTCGTGGAGTCACGGCGGGTCCCGACGATGGCCGTCGACCGGCACTGGCGGTGCTATGTCGCGCCGGCGTTCGTGGACCGGACCCCGGTGGAGGAGCTGGCCGGGGTATGGGTGCACGAGGTGTCGCACCTGCTGCGCGACCATCACGGCCGCAGCGACCGGGTCGCCCGCGAGCGCGGCCTCACCGGCCTCGGGGACCGGCTCCGGATGAACATCGCCGCCGACTGCGAGATCAACGACGACGTGTTCGGCGACGGGCTGGTCCGGCCCGAGGGCGCGATCCGGCCGGAGACCCTGGGCCTGCCTCCCGGGGAGCTCATGGAGGACTACCTGGGCCGGTTCGGGCTCGGGCCACAGACCCAGGACCTCGCCTGGCTGGACTGCGGCAGTGGCGCCGACGGTCTGGAACGCGAGTGGGACCTGGGCCCGGCCGGGGCGCACGGCCTCAGTGCGCAGGAACGGGACGCGATGCGGTTCCGGGTCGCCCAGGGCATCACCGGCCGGCCCGGGAACAGCCCGAAGGGGTGGCAGCGGTGGGCCGAGGAGGTGTTCCACCCACCCCAGCCGTGGCGGGAGTTGCTGGGCGCGGCGGTCCGTTCGGCCGCCTCCGGCCCCGGTGTGGGCGAGGACTACACCTACGGCCGCCCCTCGCGGCGCTCGGCGGGGGTGCCCGGCGCCGTACTGCCGAGCCTGCGACGCAGACCGCCCCGGGTGTCCGTGGTCATCGACACCTCCGGGTCGGTCAGCGACACCGAACTGGGCAGCGCGCTCCACGAGGTAGCCGAGATTTCCCGGGCCGTCGGAGGCCGCCGTGACCTGGTCACCGTACTGCCGTGCGACACGGCCGCCCACCTGGTGCACCGGCTGTGCCGGGCCGAGGGAATCCCGCTGCTGGGCGGTGGGGGTACGGACCTGCGCGCGGGCTTCGCCCGGGCGCTCCGCACACGGCCCCGGCCGGATGTGATGGTGGTGCTGACCGACGGGCAGACCCGCTGGCCGGACACCCGGCCGCCGTGCCGGACGGTGGTGGGGCTGTTCCCCCGGCAGCACGGGTCGTACGACGAGGACGACCCCGGCTACGTCCCGGACGCCCCGCCCGCGTGGGCCCGGGTGGTGTCCATCGGCTAA
- a CDS encoding phytase, giving the protein MTLTVSVRAAALPAAVLAALAVPAAAPAHAASAPTSVSASASAAPSVSASASVSVTATVETAPVSHSGDAADDPAIWVHPTDPAKSVVVGTDKKGALEVYDLSGARIQRISGDHGNNVDLRGNIVVSADDEAAGGNGAMHVYRIDPATRQLKRLKDIPTEVTAHGICLYTSPVSGKLYAFPNSTSGRVEQWELAVSGDSVTATSVRLWDTGSAVEGCYADETSGRLYLGEEDAGVWVYGAEPGAGTGRTRLDSTGSGGHLTADTEGITAAGNRIYVSSQGSDDFTVYDRASGAYLGRFSVANGTAADDCEDTDGIDATAAGLGPAFPNGVFVCQDGSNGAPGTSGNQNFKLVPLQRITARFGG; this is encoded by the coding sequence GTGACACTCACCGTTTCCGTCCGCGCCGCCGCCCTGCCCGCCGCCGTCCTGGCCGCTCTGGCCGTGCCGGCCGCCGCCCCGGCCCACGCGGCGTCCGCGCCCACGTCCGTGTCTGCCTCCGCGTCCGCCGCCCCGTCCGTCTCCGCGTCCGCCTCCGTCTCGGTCACCGCGACCGTGGAGACCGCCCCGGTCTCGCACAGCGGGGATGCCGCCGACGACCCGGCGATCTGGGTGCACCCGACCGACCCCGCGAAGTCCGTGGTGGTCGGCACCGACAAGAAGGGGGCGCTGGAGGTCTACGACCTGTCCGGCGCCCGGATCCAGCGGATCAGCGGGGACCACGGCAACAACGTCGACCTGCGCGGCAACATCGTCGTCTCGGCGGACGACGAGGCCGCCGGCGGCAACGGAGCCATGCACGTCTACCGCATCGACCCCGCGACCCGGCAGCTCAAGCGGCTGAAGGACATCCCCACCGAGGTCACCGCCCACGGCATCTGCCTCTACACCTCCCCGGTCTCGGGGAAGCTGTACGCCTTCCCGAACTCCACCTCCGGCCGCGTCGAGCAGTGGGAGCTGGCGGTCAGCGGCGATTCCGTGACCGCCACCTCGGTCCGGCTGTGGGACACCGGCTCGGCCGTCGAGGGCTGCTACGCCGACGAGACCTCCGGCAGGCTCTACCTCGGAGAAGAGGACGCCGGCGTGTGGGTGTACGGGGCCGAGCCGGGCGCGGGTACCGGCCGCACCCGGCTCGACTCCACCGGCTCCGGCGGGCACCTCACCGCCGACACCGAGGGCATCACCGCCGCCGGGAACCGGATCTACGTCTCCTCCCAGGGCAGCGACGACTTCACCGTCTACGACCGCGCCTCGGGCGCCTACCTCGGCCGGTTCTCGGTCGCCAACGGCACCGCGGCCGACGACTGCGAGGACACCGACGGCATCGACGCCACCGCCGCGGGCCTCGGCCCGGCCTTCCCGAACGGCGTGTTCGTCTGCCAGGACGGCTCCAACGGAGCCCCCGGCACCAGCGGCAACCAGAACTTCAAGTTGGTCCCGCTCCAGCGCATCACGGCCCGGTTCGGCGGCTGA
- a CDS encoding CASTOR/POLLUX-related putative ion channel, with protein MAQHHPPSTSASASLRLRLRYRFDNLVAGGTAALIGWFALACLAVVVPASAVLVWSDPSAPATLSGRLAAVWASVGQTLKIGGALGSPVHVLASVSLALVALLFVSTLVSLITTGINRRIMSLRLGHSTVLETGHTVVLGWSDQVFPVVGELVAANANQRRSAIAVLAPKDKVEMEDEIATRFTDRDRGRTRIICRNGSTTDPAELCRVSPQTAQAVLVLPAEGDAGAPAGADTAHPGRAGDLGNAGDAQVVKTLLALGAAVPDTCGAVVVAAVRDARNHLTARLAAGRGGHVLCVDDIVARLLVQTARQPGLSLVYQELLDFAGDEFYSTGAEELAGRTFGEALLSFATSSAVGLLHADGRVALNPEPGTPIAASDRIIVISRDDDTVVREDMAGCVDETAIVPAAGPRTPLAERLLLLGWNRRAPLVVAQLDQYVGPGSILDVVALDPAATPLGAGDRAASQLRHLEVSFHSGDITDPEVLAKLDVPGYDGVIVMGEHTEESSTDDRTLVTLLHLRAIGETADRELALTTEMSDDGNRLLAPAREGADFIVSGRLISLLMTQISESRHLADVFEELFRAEGNELYLKPAADYVRTGVDLTFATAVEAARRRGACAVGYRLGARACIGPDYGVRINPDKRQRVRFTEGDSLIVLAED; from the coding sequence ATGGCGCAGCACCACCCCCCGTCCACGTCGGCATCGGCGTCACTCCGCCTGCGGCTCCGGTACCGGTTCGACAATCTGGTGGCGGGCGGAACCGCCGCGCTGATCGGCTGGTTCGCCCTGGCCTGCCTCGCCGTGGTGGTCCCGGCGAGCGCGGTCCTCGTCTGGTCCGATCCCTCGGCCCCGGCCACCCTCTCCGGACGGCTCGCGGCGGTGTGGGCCAGCGTCGGGCAGACCCTCAAGATCGGGGGCGCGCTCGGCTCGCCCGTACATGTGCTCGCCTCCGTCTCGCTCGCGCTGGTCGCCCTGCTCTTCGTGTCCACCCTGGTCAGTCTGATCACCACCGGCATCAACCGGCGGATCATGTCGCTGCGCCTCGGCCACTCGACCGTGCTGGAGACCGGGCACACCGTGGTCCTGGGCTGGTCCGACCAGGTCTTCCCGGTGGTCGGGGAGTTGGTGGCGGCCAACGCCAACCAGCGCCGGTCGGCCATCGCCGTCCTCGCCCCGAAGGACAAGGTGGAGATGGAGGACGAGATCGCCACCCGCTTCACCGACCGGGACCGCGGCAGGACGCGGATCATCTGCCGCAACGGCAGCACCACCGACCCCGCCGAACTGTGCCGGGTGAGCCCGCAGACGGCCCAGGCCGTGCTGGTCCTCCCCGCCGAGGGGGATGCCGGCGCCCCCGCCGGCGCGGACACCGCACACCCGGGCCGGGCCGGTGACCTGGGCAACGCGGGTGACGCCCAGGTGGTGAAGACCCTGCTCGCCCTCGGCGCAGCCGTCCCGGACACCTGCGGCGCGGTGGTGGTCGCCGCCGTCCGCGACGCCCGCAATCACCTGACCGCCAGGCTGGCCGCCGGACGGGGCGGGCACGTCCTGTGCGTGGACGACATCGTGGCCCGGCTCCTCGTCCAGACCGCCCGTCAGCCCGGCCTCTCCCTGGTGTACCAGGAGCTCCTGGATTTCGCGGGCGACGAGTTCTACTCCACCGGCGCGGAGGAGCTCGCGGGCCGTACCTTCGGCGAGGCCCTGCTGTCCTTCGCCACCTCCTCGGCGGTCGGCCTGCTGCACGCCGACGGCCGCGTCGCACTCAACCCGGAGCCGGGCACCCCGATCGCCGCGAGCGACCGGATCATCGTCATCTCCCGGGACGACGACACGGTCGTACGGGAGGACATGGCCGGCTGCGTGGACGAGACGGCGATCGTCCCGGCGGCCGGCCCCCGGACCCCGCTCGCCGAACGCCTGCTCCTGCTCGGCTGGAACCGCCGCGCTCCGCTGGTCGTGGCCCAGCTGGACCAGTACGTGGGCCCCGGAAGCATCCTGGACGTGGTCGCCCTCGACCCGGCCGCGACACCGCTCGGCGCAGGGGACCGTGCGGCATCACAGCTCCGGCACCTCGAAGTGTCCTTCCACAGCGGAGACATCACCGATCCGGAGGTGCTGGCCAAGCTGGACGTACCCGGGTACGACGGCGTGATCGTCATGGGCGAGCACACCGAGGAGTCCTCGACGGACGACCGGACGCTGGTCACTCTGCTCCACCTGCGGGCCATCGGGGAGACCGCGGACCGGGAACTCGCCCTCACCACCGAAATGTCAGACGACGGCAACCGCCTTCTCGCACCCGCCCGCGAAGGCGCCGACTTCATCGTCAGCGGCCGGCTGATCAGCCTCCTGATGACCCAGATCTCGGAAAGCCGCCACCTCGCCGACGTCTTCGAGGAACTCTTCCGCGCGGAGGGCAACGAGCTGTACCTGAAGCCGGCCGCGGACTACGTCCGGACCGGCGTCGACCTCACCTTCGCCACCGCAGTCGAGGCGGCCCGCCGCCGCGGTGCCTGCGCGGTCGGCTACCGCCTGGGCGCCCGGGCCTGCATCGGCCCCGACTACGGCGTACGGATCAACCCGGACAAGCGGCAGCGGGTACGCTTCACCGAGGGTGACTCACTGATCGTCCTCGCCGAGGACTGA
- a CDS encoding AAA family ATPase, giving the protein MLAHTTSQLDVAAALLALLRDTTTEPRPDTQLEALTLAVAADLPVLLWGEPGIGKTAALTQLASSLDLPLTTVVASVHEPSDFSGLPIVGDDPAEQGVPMAPPDWAVRLVRAGRGLLFLDELSTAAPAVQAALLRLVLERRIGALQLPPGVRIVAAANPRASAADGWELSPPLANRFVHLQWAHDHEVVVRGLGGTWPRATLPRLDPSRLPEAVAFARRAVCGLLSARPGLVHRLPDGEARRGGPWPSPRSWETTLCLIAFATAAGASREVLSMLVRGTVGDGPGLELLAALDRMDLPDPEVLLADPEGAVLPERGDLRQAALDAVVAAVGQRPEKSRWDAAWALLARALETGAPDLLVVPATTLATLRREDWDVPASIERLAGAVSLSRRADRAANRTGAGAGAGR; this is encoded by the coding sequence ATGCTTGCTCACACCACCTCCCAACTGGATGTGGCCGCCGCACTGTTGGCGCTGCTCCGCGACACCACCACCGAGCCGCGCCCCGACACCCAGCTCGAGGCCCTGACGCTGGCTGTGGCCGCCGACCTGCCCGTACTCCTGTGGGGTGAGCCGGGGATCGGCAAGACTGCGGCGCTGACCCAGCTCGCCTCCTCCCTGGACCTGCCCCTGACCACCGTGGTCGCCAGCGTGCACGAGCCGTCCGATTTCTCCGGCCTGCCCATCGTCGGGGACGATCCGGCCGAGCAGGGTGTGCCGATGGCCCCGCCGGACTGGGCCGTGCGGCTGGTTCGGGCCGGCCGCGGACTGCTGTTCCTGGACGAACTGTCCACCGCTGCCCCGGCCGTTCAGGCCGCCCTGCTCCGCCTCGTACTCGAACGGCGGATCGGCGCTCTTCAACTGCCGCCCGGGGTCCGGATCGTGGCCGCCGCCAATCCGCGGGCCTCGGCGGCGGACGGCTGGGAGCTGAGCCCGCCCCTGGCCAACCGGTTCGTCCACCTTCAATGGGCCCACGACCACGAGGTCGTGGTCCGCGGCCTCGGTGGGACCTGGCCGCGGGCCACCCTCCCCCGGCTCGACCCTTCGAGGCTGCCGGAGGCCGTGGCCTTCGCCCGCCGGGCGGTGTGCGGACTGCTGTCCGCCCGCCCCGGGCTCGTCCACCGGCTGCCGGACGGCGAAGCCCGCCGGGGCGGCCCCTGGCCGTCGCCCCGGAGCTGGGAGACGACCCTGTGCCTGATCGCCTTCGCGACTGCGGCCGGCGCTTCCCGAGAGGTGCTGTCCATGCTGGTCAGAGGCACGGTCGGGGACGGGCCTGGGCTGGAGCTGCTGGCCGCCCTGGACCGGATGGACCTGCCGGACCCCGAGGTGCTCCTCGCCGACCCCGAGGGTGCCGTCCTGCCGGAGCGCGGGGACCTGCGGCAGGCCGCACTCGACGCCGTGGTCGCGGCGGTCGGTCAGCGGCCGGAGAAGTCCCGCTGGGATGCGGCCTGGGCGCTCCTGGCCCGGGCGCTGGAGACCGGCGCCCCGGACCTGCTGGTCGTCCCCGCGACCACCCTCGCCACGCTGCGCCGGGAGGACTGGGACGTGCCGGCTTCGATCGAACGGCTCGCCGGCGCGGTGTCCCTGTCCCGGCGCGCGGACCGGGCGGCGAACCGGACCGGGGCAGGGGCAGGGGCCGGCCGGTGA
- a CDS encoding 3-hydroxybutyrate dehydrogenase — protein MTSQFKAPAGTVDLSGRSAMVTGGGSGIGRACARALAEAGALVHVVDRDAEAAKEAARETGGRAYAVDLADAEAVRGLPGAMDILVNNAGLQHVAAIEDFPPDRFELIQRVMVTAPFLLLRQCLPHMYAQGWGRVVNVSSVHGLRASAFKSAYVAAKHALEGLSKVAAVEGAPHGVTSNCISPGYVRTPLVEHQIGAQAEAHGIAPDDVVTDVLLKRSAIKRLIEPEEVAAAAVWLCGPHTGYLTGASIPLDGGWGAH, from the coding sequence ATGACGAGCCAATTCAAGGCCCCCGCCGGCACGGTGGACCTGTCCGGGCGCAGCGCCATGGTGACCGGCGGCGGCAGCGGCATCGGCCGGGCCTGCGCGCGGGCCCTGGCCGAGGCCGGAGCCCTGGTGCACGTGGTCGACCGCGATGCCGAGGCGGCGAAGGAGGCGGCCCGGGAGACCGGAGGCCGGGCGTATGCGGTGGACCTCGCCGATGCCGAGGCGGTCCGCGGGCTCCCCGGTGCCATGGACATCCTGGTCAACAACGCCGGACTGCAACACGTCGCCGCCATCGAGGACTTCCCGCCGGACCGCTTCGAGCTGATCCAGAGGGTGATGGTCACCGCCCCGTTCCTGCTGCTCCGGCAGTGCCTGCCGCACATGTACGCCCAGGGCTGGGGCCGCGTGGTGAACGTCTCCAGCGTGCACGGTCTGCGGGCGAGCGCCTTCAAGTCCGCCTATGTGGCCGCCAAGCACGCCCTGGAGGGGCTGAGCAAGGTCGCGGCCGTCGAGGGCGCCCCGCACGGGGTGACCAGCAACTGCATCAGCCCCGGCTATGTCCGGACCCCGCTGGTCGAGCACCAGATCGGCGCCCAGGCCGAGGCGCACGGGATCGCGCCCGATGACGTGGTCACCGACGTCCTCCTCAAACGCTCCGCGATCAAGCGGCTGATCGAGCCGGAGGAGGTCGCCGCGGCAGCCGTATGGCTGTGCGGCCCGCACACCGGATACCTCACCGGAGCCTCCATCCCCCTCGACGGCGGCTGGGGCGCCCACTGA
- a CDS encoding MFS transporter, which yields MKPASTPRSAPPAPRPGGGGLGRIVSASLIGTTIEWYDFFLYGSAAALVFNKLFFPSSDPLVGTLLAFLTYAVGFAARPLGGIVFGHYGDKIGRKKLLVLSLVLMGGATFAMGLLPTHASIGVGAPILLTLLRLIQGFALGGEWGGAVLLVSEHGGDKRRGFWASWPQAGAPGGNLLATGVLALLAAVQSDEAFLAWGWRIPFLLSGLLVVIGLWIRISVSESPVFLEAQRKAAEAAEAGVREKPPVVEVFRTGWRQVLTAIGTRLGENVSYYILTAFLLVYVTVHLELPKSTALNAVLIGSAVHFVTIPMWGALSDRIGRRPVTLIGAVGMTGWAFVFFALLDSKSFPVIALAVTVGLLLHGAMYGPQAAFISEMFDTKVRYSGASMGSQLASIVGGALAPIIAVELLKDYGSPTPVSVYLAFTAGITVLTVWAARETRGRDLARDRAADEDEAQPAGAAPAARPEPLAAPAVSRRTGP from the coding sequence ATGAAGCCTGCCAGCACCCCCCGGTCCGCTCCGCCGGCCCCCCGGCCCGGCGGAGGCGGCCTCGGCCGCATCGTCTCGGCCAGTCTGATCGGCACCACCATCGAGTGGTACGACTTCTTCCTCTACGGTTCGGCCGCCGCCCTGGTGTTCAACAAGCTGTTCTTCCCGTCCAGCGACCCGCTCGTGGGCACCCTGCTCGCCTTCCTCACGTACGCCGTCGGCTTCGCCGCCCGCCCGCTCGGCGGCATCGTCTTCGGCCACTACGGGGACAAGATCGGCCGCAAGAAGCTCCTGGTGCTCAGCCTCGTCCTGATGGGCGGCGCCACCTTCGCCATGGGCCTGCTGCCCACCCACGCCTCCATCGGCGTCGGCGCCCCCATCCTGCTCACCCTGCTCCGCCTGATCCAGGGATTCGCCCTCGGCGGTGAATGGGGCGGCGCCGTCCTGCTGGTCTCCGAGCACGGCGGCGACAAGCGCCGCGGGTTCTGGGCCTCCTGGCCCCAGGCCGGCGCGCCCGGCGGAAACCTCCTGGCCACCGGTGTCCTGGCGCTCCTCGCCGCCGTCCAGTCGGATGAGGCCTTCCTCGCCTGGGGCTGGCGGATCCCCTTCCTGCTGTCCGGCCTGCTGGTGGTCATCGGCCTGTGGATCCGTATCTCCGTCTCCGAATCCCCGGTCTTCCTCGAGGCCCAGCGCAAGGCGGCCGAGGCGGCGGAGGCAGGGGTCAGGGAGAAGCCCCCGGTGGTGGAGGTCTTCCGGACCGGCTGGCGCCAGGTCCTGACGGCGATCGGCACCCGGCTCGGCGAGAACGTCTCCTACTACATCCTCACCGCCTTCCTGCTCGTCTATGTCACCGTGCACCTGGAACTGCCCAAGAGCACCGCACTGAACGCCGTGCTCATCGGCTCCGCCGTCCACTTCGTCACCATCCCGATGTGGGGTGCCCTCTCCGACCGGATCGGGCGGCGGCCGGTGACGCTCATCGGGGCGGTCGGCATGACCGGCTGGGCCTTCGTCTTCTTCGCCCTCCTGGACTCGAAGTCGTTCCCGGTCATCGCCCTCGCGGTCACCGTCGGACTGCTGCTGCACGGGGCCATGTACGGGCCGCAGGCGGCCTTCATCTCCGAGATGTTCGACACCAAGGTCCGCTACTCGGGCGCCTCCATGGGCTCCCAGCTCGCCTCCATCGTCGGCGGTGCGCTCGCCCCGATCATCGCGGTGGAGCTCCTCAAGGACTACGGTTCCCCGACCCCCGTCTCCGTCTACCTCGCCTTCACGGCGGGGATCACGGTGCTCACGGTCTGGGCGGCCCGGGAGACCCGGGGCCGCGACCTGGCCCGGGACCGGGCCGCGGACGAGGACGAGGCGCAGCCGGCCGGGGCCGCGCCCGCCGCCCGTCCCGAGCCCCTGGCGGCTCCGGCCGTCAGCCGCCGAACCGGGCCGTGA
- a CDS encoding SpoIIE family protein phosphatase/ATP-binding protein: MAIVVLLAAGALLALLLQSRHDADREARNRSVAVAETFAHSLGLQDALKTSDPSAVLQPLAEETRKAAGVDFIVAMDTQGIRYTHPQPDRIGKPFVGTIEPSLAGKVHTESVEGPLGKEIQAVVPVTADDGEVVALVSAGLTVENVSGVLERQLPVILLAIATGLGLATVGTALISRRLRRQTHGLGTQEMTRMYEHHNAVLHAVREGVVITDGEGRLLLANDEAKRLLGLPEETDGRNIADLPGLDRRMADLLLSGREATDEVVETGDRLLVVNQRPTHPRGRPEGTAVTIRDSTEMQILTSRAETARRRLKLLYDAGGDVGTTLDVVRTAEELAAVAVPRFADFVTVDLADPVLGGDEPGPGADMRRTAVNGIRSDHPLYPLGRLIDFLPSTPQARGYGTGQAELVPDLSDAPGWVAQDPPRARAIVDYGIHSLIAAPLKARGVVLGVVNFWRSEKPEPFDEDELSLAEELVARAAVSMDNARRYTREHALAETLQRSLLPRALPEQSAMDVAHFYLPAQSGVGGDWFDVIPLPGSRVALVVGDVVGHGLHAAATMGRLRTAVHNFSSLDLPPDEILARLDDLVQRIDRDRDHDQVGDGDDQDSSGVIGATCLYAVYDPVSQHCTLARAGHMPPLVVAPDGTTEIVELPAGPPLGLGGMPFETAELYLEEGSQLVLYTDGLVEERTRDISEGLELLRTALSRPGLDPRDSCTAVLEAVLPARPADDVALLIARTRTLGPDRVAQWEVPFQPDAVGAIRNAAAKKLDGWGLEELGFATELILSELITNALRHGTAPVLVRMLYDHALTCEVWDGSSIAPHLRYAASTDEGGRGLYLVAQLSEHWGTRYTPFGKVIWAEQALPGPGSPTTVPEPDLSAFLDAEPL; this comes from the coding sequence GTGGCGATCGTGGTGTTGCTCGCCGCCGGAGCGCTGCTGGCCCTGCTGCTCCAGTCGCGGCACGACGCCGACCGCGAGGCGCGCAACCGGTCGGTGGCCGTCGCCGAGACCTTCGCCCACTCCCTCGGCCTGCAGGACGCACTGAAGACCTCCGACCCGTCCGCGGTCCTGCAACCCCTCGCCGAAGAGACCCGCAAGGCCGCCGGGGTGGACTTCATCGTGGCGATGGACACCCAGGGCATCCGCTACACCCACCCCCAGCCCGACCGCATCGGAAAACCCTTCGTCGGCACGATCGAGCCCTCCCTGGCCGGGAAGGTCCACACCGAGAGCGTGGAGGGGCCGCTCGGCAAGGAGATCCAGGCGGTGGTGCCGGTCACCGCGGACGACGGCGAGGTCGTCGCCCTGGTGTCGGCCGGCCTGACCGTGGAGAACGTCTCGGGTGTCCTCGAACGCCAGCTCCCCGTCATCCTGCTGGCCATCGCGACCGGCCTCGGCCTGGCCACCGTCGGCACCGCGCTGATCAGCAGACGGCTGCGCCGGCAGACCCACGGGCTCGGCACCCAGGAGATGACCCGGATGTACGAGCACCACAACGCGGTGCTCCACGCCGTCCGCGAAGGGGTGGTGATCACCGACGGCGAGGGACGGCTGCTGCTCGCGAACGACGAGGCCAAACGGCTGCTCGGGCTCCCCGAGGAGACCGACGGCCGCAATATCGCGGACCTACCGGGCCTGGACCGGCGGATGGCGGACCTCCTGCTGTCCGGCCGGGAGGCCACCGACGAGGTGGTCGAGACCGGCGACCGGCTCCTCGTGGTCAACCAGCGGCCCACCCACCCCCGGGGCCGCCCCGAGGGCACCGCGGTCACCATCCGCGACTCCACCGAGATGCAGATCCTGACCAGCCGGGCGGAGACCGCCCGCAGACGGCTCAAACTGCTGTACGACGCGGGCGGGGACGTCGGCACCACCCTCGACGTGGTCCGGACCGCCGAGGAGCTCGCCGCCGTGGCCGTACCCCGGTTCGCCGACTTCGTCACCGTCGACCTGGCCGATCCGGTGCTCGGCGGCGACGAACCCGGCCCCGGCGCCGACATGCGTCGCACCGCGGTGAACGGCATCCGCTCCGACCACCCCCTCTACCCCCTCGGCCGGCTGATCGACTTCCTGCCCTCCACCCCCCAGGCCCGCGGCTACGGCACCGGCCAGGCGGAACTGGTACCCGATCTGTCCGACGCACCGGGCTGGGTCGCCCAGGACCCGCCCCGCGCCCGGGCCATCGTCGACTACGGCATCCACTCCCTCATCGCAGCCCCCCTCAAGGCCCGGGGCGTGGTCCTCGGAGTGGTCAACTTCTGGCGCTCGGAGAAACCGGAGCCCTTCGACGAGGACGAGCTGTCGCTCGCCGAGGAACTCGTCGCCAGGGCGGCGGTCAGCATGGACAATGCGCGCCGCTACACCCGGGAACACGCACTCGCCGAAACCCTCCAGCGCAGTCTGCTGCCGCGCGCCCTGCCCGAGCAGAGCGCCATGGACGTGGCGCACTTCTACCTGCCCGCCCAGTCAGGGGTGGGCGGCGACTGGTTCGACGTGATCCCGCTGCCGGGCAGCCGGGTCGCGCTGGTCGTCGGCGACGTCGTCGGCCACGGCCTGCACGCCGCCGCCACCATGGGGCGGCTGCGGACGGCGGTGCACAACTTCTCCTCCCTCGACCTGCCCCCCGACGAGATCCTCGCCCGCCTGGACGACCTCGTCCAGCGCATCGACCGCGACCGCGACCACGACCAGGTCGGGGACGGCGACGACCAGGACAGCAGCGGCGTCATCGGCGCGACCTGCCTCTACGCCGTCTACGACCCGGTGTCCCAGCACTGCACCCTGGCCCGGGCCGGCCATATGCCGCCGCTGGTGGTCGCCCCCGACGGCACGACGGAGATCGTGGAACTGCCGGCCGGACCCCCGCTCGGACTCGGCGGCATGCCCTTCGAAACCGCGGAGCTGTACCTGGAGGAGGGCAGCCAGCTCGTCCTGTACACGGACGGACTGGTCGAGGAGCGGACCCGGGACATCAGCGAGGGACTGGAACTGCTGCGCACCGCACTGAGCCGGCCCGGCCTGGACCCGCGCGACAGCTGCACGGCCGTACTCGAGGCCGTCCTGCCGGCCCGGCCGGCCGACGACGTGGCCCTGCTCATCGCCCGGACCCGCACCCTCGGCCCGGACCGGGTCGCCCAGTGGGAGGTGCCGTTCCAGCCGGACGCGGTCGGCGCCATCCGCAACGCCGCGGCGAAAAAACTCGACGGGTGGGGCCTCGAGGAGCTCGGCTTCGCCACGGAACTGATCCTCAGCGAACTGATCACCAACGCCCTGCGGCACGGCACCGCCCCGGTCCTGGTCCGGATGCTGTACGACCACGCCCTGACCTGCGAGGTATGGGACGGCAGCAGCATCGCCCCGCACCTGCGGTACGCCGCCAGCACGGACGAGGGCGGGCGCGGACTCTACCTGGTGGCGCAGCTCAGCGAACACTGGGGCACCCGCTACACGCCGTTCGGCAAGGTCATCTGGGCAGAACAGGCCCTCCCCGGCCCCGGCTCCCCGACCACCGTCCCGGAACCCGACCTCTCGGCCTTCCTGGACGCCGAACCCCTGTGA